CCCGTGCACCGACCCGTGCATATTTATCAGCCGCTGGCAGTCTTCGGGGCTCGGACGCCGAAGATACTGATCCCCGAATATCGATCTAACGCCCGCGCAAAAATTCAGCAGACACTCGACGGCTGAAGACTCAtcaatgtggaggtactcatcgaACATGTCGGTCGGGCCTCCGTACGCCAGCTTGTCCGATTGCGGCAGTGCACTTCAGTATTGTCGTGTGTCCGGGTTTGCCAGCCGCATCCTCCCCGATCCTGAAAAACTCGTATCTTCTCTCTAAAGCACCCacgatatgcataaacagaggacgatgcatcctaaaacgtcGCCGGAATAAGACATCCCCAAAACGCGGCTGCGGAGCAAAGTAGTCCTCATACAACCGAATATGTGCAGCAATGTGGTCCCGGGGTACATGACGTCGGCGATGGATCGGCCGAGGtatcgccgccgccgcctgctGCCTCTGCCGGAGCAATCGATCAATCGCCCTTGCACAGCGAGATCCAATTCAttatcactatcactatcactagcgcATCCGCCACTACCACCCGCACGACTACTCGCCATTCTAGATATACTTGAAAAAAgaggttagagagagaaacttgtcaacacaagtggtgtgaatgaaatgaagttcaacgagccctatttatagactttaaaaatatatatatatattaaagcgcggacgtccgaccttcgccacagcggcggacgtccggtcggacgtggGGCTGAGGGGCGAGGACATGGGACGGGTgtgggcgcccttcccgttcactacggcggacgtccggtcggacgtcggcgacgtcctaccgggacgtccgccattggagaCGCTCTAAGTTTAAACTAAAATagttaagtaaaataataaagaaaatacttaCAAATTGTGATTagtttgtaaataaaataagtgaaacaCTAAAGATAATACTATCTCTATTTcctaaaaataagaattctgGAATcagcacaaattttaatacaaatttggcaaaataacagagaataagaaaaaaaattaaagtaaaaaagagagagaaaaatggatattataagaaagatgaagagaaaaaatagtaggagccaatttcctaaaatggaaatttctattttcagaatacaaattaaaaaaaggaaaagagtttctattttttgaaaattggaaaaaaataagaaatttgttTTACCACGGGCCCACAGATCATCTAGcgacaaaaattttattttggttaaaACTAGTAgcagtagtagtagtactaatttttttgtatagaTGGTCATTAATCGGTCACTAAATGCCGTACGTTGAAATTTAATAGTCCagtttttatatttcactCTGTGTTCTATTTGAATCATGCCCTTATTATTAAGACTTTAATGTAACTAATTAaggtatataattttttaatttaatgtgaCTTGCGTTAGAAAATAATCAGTGGTAGTGATGGTTGAGTAACAAAATGAATATTGATTCTCAATTTGCAGAATCAGTTTCTTACACcgaataattcaaattaatagtaGCAAAATTCAACATTACATCCTAGATAAATCACAATACATGATatctagtactagtatttacaATTAGGATCTTTataatcaaacaaacaaaactcaTATATTTCTCTACCACAATTTAGAATAGAAGCAACGGCATATTGAGAAAACTTGATCACTTGCAAAACTTGGGCTTACTCCGAACCCTAAAAACATGCTCTTCACCAGTGAACTTATCGACGGTCACAACCCAGCGGCCGCCCTTCTCCGTCCGGCGACGAGGCAGCGTGGCCCTCCTCACGAGCAGCCCTTCCCCTATTGGTAGCAAATGCGCATCATTACCAAACTCCAAGCCTCCGCACAAAGCATTGTACCCCAAAACCAACGCCTCGCTTCTCGCACTTTCTAGAATCCTCTGGCAGTTTCGGATCCTGCAATCCACTACCACGCAGTCCGCTTCTCTATACTCCCCCGCCAGTAGAAACTCCGCACTCCCCACAACGAACTTCACATCCGCGCCGCTCTCTCCCAGCGCTCGCCTCGACTGCTGCACCTCACTGGCGCCGCCCACGATGCACACCACCTGGCCCCCTGTTTGGTAGGCCGCTGCCACCAGGGCTAAGGTGGTGCAGTCGGCGGCGCCCGAGCATGCAACCACCATGAGGCGAGCGCTGGTGCCTGCCACCAGGGCGGAGATAAACTCCGCCGTGTCTGGCTCCTTGCTTCTCTCTCCCTGCATTACCATTTTCATTACAAATTGgattttcaaataaacaattaatagATTTTTATTGTAGGAATGTTTATGCTCACCATTTTTATTGCTCTGAGATAAGCGTTAGTAGCATTTTCAGCAGACCAGACAGCCAtttcctttaatttgatactacttatggtagaataataaatatattggaGGGGTATACAAGTACAAACTACTACCACAGTGTTATATATAGTGTGGAGGAGGATAGAAAAAGACAAATGCATTATCCTGTCCCAACTAAAGtggaaatttgaagaaaattttggagGTATCTATTTGTTAATATGTAGATTATCGATGAGAAGCCATGTATTCAACTTGCTAAAACATTATTAATTGTACCTCCGTATCAACGTCGACGGAATatcttcaaaaattaaaagaaaagccaggaaaattaattaattaatagaggCGACATTATTGTTTTCAcctatatttcttaatttggCCAACACGTAGATCAACGCGTATTCTTCGTAATCAcgatattaatttaaataatccGGATTCATGATTCCGTAGTTACGCACctataattatcaattatagtactaatattttaagagGCCGTCTGTCAATAAATTTAGCTCATCAAATGCCAAATTAAGTGATTCTTCCCttccttgttaatagagacatttcttttcggcacgaagattaagaataGTGTTACGGTCTCAATTTCCAAATCGGTTGTGAGAACAACTTGTGTTGGTGGGTATATGGATTAAATGAGCTCTCTCTCCTAACAGACTAGTCTTTTGAGCTGAGTTCTCTTGTTTAGTTTGtatcaattggtgctttcattgaAAGCACAAACGACTCGGAGTGGTAGCCAGACAACGAACTCACCGTGACCAATGAGTATGTTTGGGGCGACTCAGAGTGATGGCTTAGCAAAGAATCCGCCGTGACCAATGAGGACGTTGGCCCTTAAAGGAGGGTCGAATGTTACGGACTTCATTCCCATATAGATTGTGAGAACAATTGATGTGGGGTATATAGATTAAAAATTGGGTTCTCTCTCCTAACAAACTAGTCTTTTGGACTAAGTTCTCCTGTTTAGTCTGTATCAAATAGTCTATTAAGTAGGTGTTGAATAAAgtaattgagaataaaataagaaagatgaaagtgaaaaaaaaagtaaaaaagagcgTTATTTTTTGCCgaaaatagaaacaactcaattattttagatcttcctaaaataaaaaattacacaattaacatggaatggagggagtacgtTATTAGCTTTCTCTAAAACATTGGTCTATGTCCAACGAAAAATAACACCTTGAGAAAATCCCAATCTGTAATTATTTACACGTGTgcttacatatatattaatgtaattaaagATTAGTTTTGTTCCTCACATTTGTACTTGAGGCACACTCTATCGTCTCGtcttaattaaatcataactgtgattattaaaattaatgaattttaattaggGTTGGTGAATCTTTATTGAAGAAGATGCATCGTACATTAAGACGTacacaagtttttttttcctttctactttagataaatttgtttttaattaaagacAAGTAAATTTTTGGTACATGCAAGtacaattatttgaataattatcaAGTATAAATTGTATAATGTTGCTAagaatctatatatattaatattgtatataGATACACACAATATAATATTCTTGAAAAAATGTTGTaacaaagattaaaatatCCCGATCGATGATTTGATTTGTAACAGAGATACCCCAGCTGCAATATTCTTGTCTGCAGTTGTATATGCTATACATAGTTTATTTGTCGTGTCGGAAATTGTGTAATGGTAAGTAAATAGTAAGAAAACAAACATGTTTGAAGACAAGGTATGGAGTTACAGTGTGGATATAATATGTTTCCTAAGGGTTCAGTTTCcctttacaaaaaaaaaatattagtagtattattattaggGTAAAGTTTGTGAGAGACATGGGAGCATGGGCTGAGTATGTTTTTGGTTATGGATAGAGCTTTTAAACTTCTATCCGTTTCGATTTTGGGTGATGGTTCATGTATATATCCTTCGCTTCTACCTAGCTAGGAAGTTCATGTGAGCctactttatcattttgtgACAATTTATTGTCTCATTcgaagattttattttatttttcgaatTGTGCAGAGATCGAAGGTCCTTCATTTAGTTGGTCTTTGATATTTATTATGGCTAAATATCAAAGTATGCTGATACACTATTATGTACTAGTATCTCTATGTTCGCTGCTTATAAGATTTCACATTAGTTTTGGTTGAGGATTAGTTAGGTAGGCACGTATAATAATACCTCTACCTATTAGATGacactataattaattaattaattaaatctatatacACACAATTATATCAAACACTCCGGGCTTGGTGGTCTGCTATTTTGG
The nucleotide sequence above comes from Salvia hispanica cultivar TCC Black 2014 chromosome 5, UniMelb_Shisp_WGS_1.0, whole genome shotgun sequence. Encoded proteins:
- the LOC125186607 gene encoding uncharacterized protein LOC125186607, with protein sequence MAVWSAENATNAYLRAIKMGERSKEPDTAEFISALVAGTSARLMVVACSGAADCTTLALVAAAYQTGGQVVCIVGGASEVQQSRRALGESGADVKFVVGSAEFLLAGEYREADCVVVDCRIRNCQRILESARSEALVLGYNALCGGLEFGNDAHLLPIGEGLLVRRATLPRRRTEKGGRWVVTVDKFTGEEHVFRVRSKPKFCK